From a region of the Bacteroidales bacterium genome:
- a CDS encoding acyltransferase: MSLKDKLKSDPKIKKLVMWMIHPPRRPRPRLWIRLFVNPFFHKRGKHSLVRSRQSRIDVFPYNKFDVGADTIVESFTTINNGAGDVILGDKCRVGIGTVIIGPVTMKNGSGTGQHVFIGGFNHGYKDGNQNSSTQALDLKGVIIEEDAHIGANSVIVAGVTIGKRCQIGAGSVVTKSIPPYSVAVGNPCRVIKRFNKETNTWEKL; encoded by the coding sequence ATGAGTTTAAAAGATAAATTAAAATCAGATCCTAAGATTAAAAAATTGGTAATGTGGATGATTCACCCTCCACGGAGACCGCGACCACGTTTGTGGATACGATTATTTGTGAATCCTTTCTTTCATAAACGCGGAAAACATAGTTTAGTAAGAAGTCGCCAATCACGTATTGATGTGTTTCCCTACAATAAATTTGATGTTGGAGCAGATACAATAGTAGAAAGCTTTACCACTATTAATAATGGTGCCGGAGATGTAATTCTTGGGGATAAATGTAGAGTTGGCATAGGGACAGTAATTATAGGTCCTGTAACAATGAAAAATGGTAGTGGAACAGGACAGCATGTTTTTATAGGAGGTTTTAATCATGGTTATAAAGATGGCAACCAAAACTCTAGCACACAAGCCTTGGATTTAAAAGGAGTAATAATTGAAGAAGATGCCCATATTGGAGCAAACTCGGTTATTGTGGCGGGTGTTACCATCGGGAAACGCTGCCAGATTGGAGCGGGAAGTGTTGTAACAAAGAGTATACCTCCCTATTCCGTTGCCGTAGGAAATCCATGCCGAGTTATCAAACGTTTTAATAAAGAAACCAACACTTGGGAAAAGCTGTAA